One Manihot esculenta cultivar AM560-2 chromosome 6, M.esculenta_v8, whole genome shotgun sequence DNA segment encodes these proteins:
- the LOC110617398 gene encoding serine/threonine-protein kinase AtPK2/AtPK19: MVSNSQKKNLHSVLSCNLKKLTITPPNPTSDFDFSEVFGPLTPHPNQSQSPSTSTSSSSSSAFLGDPLVIHNRSHSFVGPSPRYTLSSSLPFQIPEEDLENENEVIVEEDDKKERSEQVGCKIGPGDFEILRVVGQGAFGKVFQVRKKGSDCGDGDGIYAMKVMRKDTIIKKNHVDYMKAERDILTKVVHPFVVQLRYSFQTKAKLYLILDFINGGHLFFHLYRQGIFSEDQARVYTAEIVSAVSHLHKCGIVHRDLKPENILVDCDGHVMLTDFGLAKEIDESSRSNSMCGTTEYMAPEILLSKGHNKDADWWSVGILLYEMLTGQPPFTHKDRKKLQERIIKEKVKLPPYLSSEAHSLLKGLLQKEPSRRLGSGPGGGDEIKSHKWFRSINWKKLEARELQPKFKPDVSGKDCTANFDKCWTTMPPDDSPAATPTAGEHFQGYTYIAPNPWLSSA, from the exons ATGGTTTCCAATTCTCAGAAGAAAAATCTTCACTCTGTATTATCCTGCAACCTCAAAAAGCTCACAATAACGCCTCCCAACCCCACCTCTGACTTCGACTTCTCTGAAGTATTTGGCCCGCTGACCCCACACCCTAACCAATCACAATCTCCTTCAACATCCACCTCGTCTTCTTCCTCCTCGGCTTTTCTCGGGGACCCACTTGTTATCCACAACCGTTCCCACTCTTTCGTGGGTCCCTCCCCTCGCTACACCCTCTCCTCTTCTCTCCCTTTCCAAATCCCAGAAGAGGATcttgaaaatgaaaatgagGTTATTGTTGAGGAGGATGACAAGAAGGAGAGGAGTGAGCAAGTGGGTTGTAAGATTGGGCCTGGTGATTTTGAGATCCTGAGAGTTGTTGGGCAGGGAGCCTTTGGTAAGGTGTTTCAGGTGAGAAAGAAAGGGAGTGATTGTGGAGATGGGGATGGGATTTATGCAATGAAAGTGATGAGAAAAGATACTATTATAAAAAAGAATCATGTCGATTACATGAAGGCTGAGAGGGATATTCTTACCAAGGTCGTGCATCCCTTTGTTGTTCAGCTTCGATACTCTTTCCAG ACGAAGGCTAAGCTTTATCTGATCCTGGATTTTATAAATGGAGGTCATCTCTTCTTTCATCTTTATCGGCAGGGGATCTTCAG TGAGGATCAGGCAAGGGTTTATACTGCCGAGATAGTATCTGCTGTTTCACATCTTCACAAGTGCGGGATTGTGCACCGGGATCTCAAACCTGAAAATATTCTCGTGGATTGTGATGGACAT GTTATGCTAACTGATTTTGGACTGGCAAAGGAAATTGATGAATCAAGTAGATCCAATTCAATGTGTGGGACCACAGAATACATGGCTCCAGAAATTTTACTGTCGAAAGGCCACAACAAAGACGCAGATTGGTGGAGTGTTGGAATACTCTTATATGAAATGCTAACTGGGCAg CCTCCATTTACACACAAAGATAGAAAGAAGCTTCAGGAGAGAATTATAAAAGAGAAAGTCAAGCTTCCACCATACCTGAGCTCTGAAGCTCACTCTTTGCTCAAAGGG TTGCTGCAGAAGGAACCATCAAGAAGGTTAGGAAGTGGTCCTGGTGGAGGGGATGAGATCAAAAGTCATAAATGGTTTCGGTCAATCAACTGGAAGAAGTTAGAGGCAAGGGAATTGCAGCCAAAGTTCAagccagatgtgagtggaaAAGATTGTACAGCAAATTTTGATAAGTGTTGGACGACAATGCCTCCTGATGACTCACCAGCTGCCACACCAACAGCTGGTGAACATTTCCAAGGATACACGTACATTGCACCAAACCCTTGGCTTTCATCTGCATGA
- the LOC110617662 gene encoding transcription factor MYB1R1, with translation MAGTCTTGGGGGGAGGGAREIMLFGVRVVVDSMRKSVSLNNLSQYEQPQECNKSDIHKDGTNNNSKEDVAAATAAGYASADDAVPHSSNSRGERKRGVPWTEDEHKLFLIGLQKVGKGDWRGISRNFVKTRTPTQVASHAQKYFLRRSNLNRRRRRSSLFDITTDTVSAFPMEEEQAHCQDNKNITVQSHPVPPPLPETNNIGNFHVMPAFPMTTSPVVLPVPIESPTKNLSLGQSKGATNLAANLIRPIPALPSPHASGISDLYLNLKSSEDPSSLSLKLSLPCDERESSSMQSVFQVMSGLNNGDSMISVA, from the exons ATGGCTGGCACGTGCACCACTGGCGGCGGCGGAGGTGGTGCTGGTGGAGGAGCCAGGGAGATCATGCTGTTTGGTGTTAGAGTGGTGGTTGATTCCATGAGGAAGAGCGTCAGTTTGAACAACTTGTCGCAGTATGAGCAGCCTCAAGAGTGCAATAAATCTGACATTCATAAGGATGGAACCAATAATAATAGCAAGGAGGATGTGGCTGCTGCTACTGCTGCTGGTTATGCATCTGCAGATGACGCCGTTCCTCATTCATCCAATAGTCGCGGCGAGCGCAAGCGAG GAGTTCCGTGGACAGAGGACGAGCACAAGCTATTCCTTATAGGATTGCAGAAAGTTGGGAAGGGAGATTGGAGGGGAATCTCTCGTAATTTTGTCAAGACCCGAACTCCAACGCAGGTAGCAAGCCACGCCCAAAAGTATTTTCTTCGCCGGAGTAATCTCAATCGCCGCCGACGCCGTTCTAGCCTTTTTGATATTACCACTGATACG GTCTCGGCATTTCCAATGGAGGAAGAGCAAGCTCATTGCCAAGACAACAAGAACATCACGGTTCAGTCGCATCCAGTGCCACCTCCATTACCTGAAACCAACAATATCGGCAACTTCCATGTGATGCCGGCTTTCCCTATGACCACCAGTCCTGTTGTATTGCCTGTCCCAATTGAGAGTCCAACGAAGAACTTGTCACTGGGACAAAGTAAAGGAGCCACTAACTTGGCCGCAAATCTTATCCGACCGATTCCTGCCCTCCCAAGCCCTCATGCTTCTGGAATATCTGACCTTTACTTAAACTTGAAGTCATCTGAGGACCCATCATCGTTGTCACTCAAGCTCTCTCTGCCATGTGATGAGAGGGAATCATCATCAATGCAATCAGTGTTTCAGGTGATGTCTGGCTTGAACAACGGAGATAGCATGATCAGTGTTGCTTGA
- the LOC110617311 gene encoding pentatricopeptide repeat-containing protein At1g74850, chloroplastic: MAILSHLWILNPSPISTELVKPKSKPPCFSFSSFPVHRRLISVSGERRTYSGAGKARAKTKELVLGNPSVVVEKGKYSYDVETLINKLSSLPPRGSIARCLEVFKNKLSLNDFALVFKEFAQRGDWQRSLRLFKYMQRQIWCKPNEHIYTIMISLLGREGLLEKCAEIFEEMPTHGVPRSVFSYTALINSYGRHGQYEVSLELLERMKKEKVPPSILTYNTVINSCARGGLDWEGLLSLFAEMRHEGVQPDIVTYNTLLSACANRGLGDEAEMVFRTMNEGGMVPDITTYRNLVETFGKLNKLEKVSELFKEMESSGNLPEISSYNVLLEAYASKGNIKDAMGVFRQMQEAGCVPNAVTYTMLLNLYGRHGRYDDVRELFLEMKVSNTEPDVATYNILIEVFGEGGYFKEVVTLFHDMVEENVEPNMGTYEGLIYACGKGGLHEDAKKILLHMDGKGIVPSSKVYTGVIEAYGQAALYDEALVMFNTMNEMGSKPTVETYNSLIYMFASGGLYKESEAMLWKMGESGFAQDRDSFNGAIEGYRQGGQFEEAIKAYVDMEKARFQPDERTLEAGLSVYCTAGLVDESEEQFREIRASGILPSVMCYCMMLAVYAKNNRWSDAYEVLDEMATNRVSNIHQVIGQMIKGDYDDDSNWQMVEYVFDKLNSEGCGLGMRFYNTLLEALWWLGQKKRAARVLSEATRRGLFPELFRKSKLVWAVDVHRMWEGGACTAISVWLNDMYKMFLAGVDLPQLASVVAVRGRMEKSSVSQEFPLVKAVYSFLQDNVSSLFSFPVWNKGRITCQRSHLKRILSGTDSTSDENRKDEFIALSNSPLSLPSTRTSTSNVNSQHENPNSETRTELVTSRV, from the exons ATGGCCATCTTGTCCCATCTATGGATTCTGAATCCTTCGCCCATCTCCACAGAACTCGTTAAACCCAAGTCTAAACCTCCTTGCTTCTCTTTCTCTAGTTTCCCGGTCCACCGACGGCTCATTTCAGTATCTGGCGAGCGGAGAACCTATTCTGGCGCTGGAAAAGCTCGGGCCAAAACTAAAGAACTTGTCCTCGGCAATCCGTCAGTCGTCGTTGAGAAAGGCAAGTACAGCTACGACGTTGAAACCCTAATCAACAAGCTCAGCAGCCTCCCTCCGCGTGGCAGCATCGCGCGTTGCCTTGAAGTCTTTAAGAACAAGCTCTCCCTAAACGACTTTGCTTTGGTCTTCAAGGAATTCGCCCAGCGTGGGGACTGGCAGAGATCGCTTCGCCTTTTCAAGTATATGCAGCGCCAGATCTGGTGCAAGCCCAACGAGCACATATACACAATCATGATTAGTCTATTAGGCCGAGAAGGCCTCCTTGAAAAATGCGCCGAGATTTTCGAAGAAATGCCGACACACGGCGTACCGCGTAGTGTCTTCTCCTACACGGCTTTGATAAACTCTTACGGGCGTCACGGCCAGTACGAGGTCTCACTTGAGCTtctagagagaatgaaaaaagaaaaggttcCCCCCAGTATACTTACTTATAATACGGTGATAAATTCTTGCGCTAGAGGTGGGTTAGATTGGGAGGGTCTGTTAAGTTTATTTGCTGAAATGAGGCATGAAGGCGTACAGCCTGATATTGTTACTTATAATACTTTGCTTAGTGCTTGTGCTAATAGGGGTTTAGGGGATGAGGCTGAGATGGTTTTTCGAACAATGAATGAAGGAGGAATGGTGCCTGATATAACAACTTATCGTAATCTTGTTGAAACATTTGGCAAATTGAATAAGTTAGAGAAGGTTAGTGAATTATTTAAGGAAATGGAATCCAGTGGCAATTTACCTGAAATTTCATCATATAATGTGTTGCTAGAGGCATATGCAAGCAAAGGGAACATTAAGGATGCTATGGGGGTGTTTAGGCAGATGCAAGAGGCTGGTTGTGTTCCAAATGCTGTAACCTATACTATGCTGTTAAATTTGTATGGGAGACATGGGAGATACGATGATGTTAGGGAGCTTTTCTTGGAGATGAAAGTTAGTAACACAGAACCTGATGTGGCAACATATAATATACTTATAGAGGTGTTTGGTGAGGGCGGGTATTTTAAGGAGGTAGTGACATTGTTTCATGATATGGTGGAGGAGAATGTGGAGCCAAATATGGGGACTTATGAGGGGTTGATATATGCTTGTGGTAAGGGAGGGCTACACGAAGATGCTAAGAAGATTTTACTTCATATGGATGGGAAAGGAATAGTGCCAAGCTCCAAGGTATACACCGGTGTTATTGAAGCGTATGGACAGGCTGCATTGTATGACGAGGCTCTTGTTATGTTTAATACAATGAATGAAATGGGAAGCAAGCCGACTGTTGAGACTTATAATTCGTTAATTTATATGTTTGCAAGTGGCGGACTTTACAAGGAATCTGAGGCTATGTTGTGGAAAATGGGTGAATCTGGGTTTGCACAGGATAGGGATTCTTTCAATGGTGCGATTGAAGGTTATAGACAAGGAGGCCAGTTTGAAGAAGCTATCAAGGCTTATGTTGATATGGAAAAAGCAAGATTTCAACCTGATGAGCGGACCCTTGAGGCCGGTTTGAGTGTTTACTGCACTGCAGGTCTTGTTGATGAGAGTGAGGAGCAATTCCGGGAAATTAGAGCTTCTGGAATATTGCCCAGTGTTATGTGCTACTGCATGATGCTGGCTGTTTATGCTAAGAATAATAG ATGGAGTGATGCCTATGAGGTGCTTGATGAGATGGCAACAAATAGGGTATCAAACATTCATCAAGTGATTGGGCAGATGATCAAAGGAGATTATGATGATGACTCTAATTGGCAAATGGTCGAGTATGTCTTTGACAAACTCAACTCTGAAGGATGTGGTCTGGGGATGAGGTTTTATAACACTCTTTTGGAAGCACTTTGGTGGTTGGGTCAGAAAAAACGGGCTGCAAGAGTGCTCAGTGAAGCAACCAGGCGAGGTCTTTTCCCTGAACTCTTTCGTAAAAGCAAACTTGTATGGGCTGTGGATGTGCACAG GATGTGGGAAGGTGGTGCATGCACAGCAATATCTGTTTGGCTCAATGATATGTACAAGATGTTCTTGGCAGGGGTAGATCTTCCTCAGCTAGCATCAGTTGTTGCAGT ACGGGGGCGGATGGAGAAAAGCTCTGTTTCACAAGAATttccccttgtgaaggcagttTACTCCTTTCTTCAGGATAATGTGTCATCGTTATTTTCTTTCCCTGTATGGAATAAGGGTCGCATTACCTGCCAGCGGTCCCATCTCAAGCGCATTCTTTCTGGCACAGATTCAACTTCAGATGAAAACAGAAAAGATGAATTTATTGCTTTAAGTAACTCCCCTCTTTCTCTCCCTAGCACAAGAACATCAACAAGCAATGTCAATAGTCAACATGAGAATCCCAATTCTGAAACAAGAACGGAGCTTGTGACGAGcagagtttaa
- the LOC110617629 gene encoding uncharacterized protein LOC110617629 isoform X1: MADSEKLTALKKAYADIILNTAKEAAARIMVSERKAQRYQRELFAAKDESLRMLLRLKQMLDSKVSEAEMTSLSQQRRIEELEAQLGEAEDIVKDLRAELRELQDELEKVTNSQMQPLGEQNLMGENGTRITAFEDNRLSTSGSAISAIPALQCDPVTSIEMKNSTLNGTCDENKCYSENDCHKDKCFVCNPDFASIVMRSKVPELYRNGCTQRIRAFERHLLGGNLPLSGQADDVKNQIFIKADEEDKDMCKQLTAKVDNICDLEKGPDVAKDIEAGNRIRRRRRKRNLSRFGQAENVRNQIFIREEDNHTYKNLTAMANIGCDVEKSQDVAKDDGGGIPRRLRIKRYRKRRDYKIYPHQAVDDIVQTKEDSKPIDNLSQKDPMPLVAPKSPSSTNEMLTQSESVETKSESEFDRTCSFQTTNSNKLSTDELELAGQDIGSAENLEFPPSKTDFDVPGVLLSNPIPKEPDVTEAVPTQSSNNKFLKYTFQRKRKRELPSSPDGDSSPNISSLKKKMGEKTSGSTESLKSGMIAESSRDNRRMAQVARQLISLSEQKWV, from the exons ATGGCCGACTCCGAG AAATTGACGGCTTTGAAGAAGGCCTACGCCGATATAATACTGAATACGGCGAAAGAGGCGGCGGCGAGGATAATGGTGTCCGAGAGGAAAGCGCAGCGGTATCAGCGAGAGCTGTTTGCCGCAAAAGACGAGTCGCTTCGTATGCTTCTTAGGCTCAAACAGATGCTGGATTCTAAG GTTAGTGAAGCAGAAATGACATCCTTGAGTCAACAGAGAAGGATTGAAGAGCTAGAGGCACAACTTGGGGAAGCTGAGGATATAGTAAAAGACCTTAGAGCAGAGTTGAGAGAACTACAGGATGAATTGGAAAAGGTGACAAACAGCCAGATGCAGCCTTTGGGTGAACAAAATTTAATGGGTGAAAACGGTACTCGGATAACTGCATTTGAGGATAATAGGCTTAGTACTTCTGGCTCGGCCATATCTGCTATACCTGCCTTACAATGTGATCCAGTCACAAGTATTGAGATGAAGAATTCAACTTTGAATGGGACATGTGATGAGAATAAGTGCTACAGTGAAAATGATTGTCATAAAGACAAGTGCTTTGTTTGCAATCCTGACTTTGCCTCTATAGTGATGAGAAGCAAAGTGCCTGAGCTGTACAGAAATGGATGCACACAGAGGATTCGAGCTTTTGAAAGGCACCTTTTAGGTGGGAATCTGCCACTCTCTGGGCAAGCTGATGATGTGAAGAATCAGATATTTATCAAGGCAGATGAAGAAGATAAGGATATGTGTAAACAACTCACAGCCAAGGTTGACAATATTTGTGATTTAGAAAAAGGTCCAGATGTAGCCAAGGATATTGAAGCGGGTAATAGGATTAGGAGAAGACGAAGAAAAAGAAATCTGTCTCGTTTTGGGCAAGCTGAAAATGTAAGGAATCAGATATTTATCAGGGAAGAAGATAATCATACATATAAAAACCTCACTGCCATGGCTAACATTGGTTGTGATGTAGAGAAAAGTCAAGATGTAGCCAAGGATGATGGAGGTGGTATTCCTAGAAGATTAAGAATAAAAAGATATAGGAAACGTAGAGATTATAAGATTTATCCTCATCAGGCTGTAGATGACATTGTTCAAACTAAGGAAGATTCTAAGCCAATCGATAATTTATCTCAGAAGGATCCTATGCCCCTTGTGGCCCCAAAATCACCTTCAAGTACAAATGAAATGCTCACACAGTCAGAATCTGTAGAAACCAAAAGTGAATCAGAGTTTGACAGGACTTGTTCATTCCAGACAACAAACAGCAATAAGTTGTCAACAGACGAACTGGAGTTGGCTGGACAAGATATTGGATCTGCAGAGAATTTAGAGTTTCCACCTAGCAAAACAGATTTTGATGTTCCCGGTGTATTGCTGTCAAACCCAATTCCAAAAGAGCCTGATGTGACTGAAGCTGTTCCTACACAATCATCGAATAATAAGTTTCTCAAATACACCTtccaaaggaaaaggaaaagggaaTTACCAAGCAGCCCAGATGGTGATTCCTCTCCCAACATTAGCAGTTTGAAGAAAAAGATGGGGGAGAAAACAAGTGGTTCTACAGAGTCACTCAAGTCAGGCATGATAGCTGAATCATCTAGAGATAATAGGAGGATGGCTCAGGTCGCTCGTCAG
- the LOC110617629 gene encoding uncharacterized protein LOC110617629 isoform X2: MADSEKLTALKKAYADIILNTAKEAAARIMVSERKAQRYQRELFAAKDESLRMLLRLKQMLDSKVSEAEMTSLSQQRRIEELEAQLGEAEDIVKDLRAELRELQDELEKVTNSQMQPLGEQNLMGENGTRITAFEDNRLSTSGSAISAIPALQCDPVTSIEMKNSTLNGTCDENKCYSENDCHKDKCFVCNPDFASIVMRSKVPELYRNGCTQRIRAFERHLLGGNLPLSGQADDVKNQIFIKADEEDKDMCKQLTAKVDNICDLEKGPDVAKDIEAGNRIRRRRRKRNLSRFGQAENVRNQIFIREEDNHTYKNLTAMANIGCDVEKSQDVAKDDGGGIPRRLRIKRYRKRRDYKIYPHQAVDDIVQTKEDSKPIDNLSQKDPMPLVAPKSPSSTNEMLTQSESVETKSESEFDRTCSFQTTNSNKLSTDELELAGQDIGSAENLEFPPSKTDFDVPGVLLSNPIPKEPDVTEAVPTQSSNNKFLKYTFQRKRKRELPSSPDGDSSPNISSLKKKMGEKTSGSTESLKSGMIAESSRDNRRMAQVARQAKEKPYKA; encoded by the exons ATGGCCGACTCCGAG AAATTGACGGCTTTGAAGAAGGCCTACGCCGATATAATACTGAATACGGCGAAAGAGGCGGCGGCGAGGATAATGGTGTCCGAGAGGAAAGCGCAGCGGTATCAGCGAGAGCTGTTTGCCGCAAAAGACGAGTCGCTTCGTATGCTTCTTAGGCTCAAACAGATGCTGGATTCTAAG GTTAGTGAAGCAGAAATGACATCCTTGAGTCAACAGAGAAGGATTGAAGAGCTAGAGGCACAACTTGGGGAAGCTGAGGATATAGTAAAAGACCTTAGAGCAGAGTTGAGAGAACTACAGGATGAATTGGAAAAGGTGACAAACAGCCAGATGCAGCCTTTGGGTGAACAAAATTTAATGGGTGAAAACGGTACTCGGATAACTGCATTTGAGGATAATAGGCTTAGTACTTCTGGCTCGGCCATATCTGCTATACCTGCCTTACAATGTGATCCAGTCACAAGTATTGAGATGAAGAATTCAACTTTGAATGGGACATGTGATGAGAATAAGTGCTACAGTGAAAATGATTGTCATAAAGACAAGTGCTTTGTTTGCAATCCTGACTTTGCCTCTATAGTGATGAGAAGCAAAGTGCCTGAGCTGTACAGAAATGGATGCACACAGAGGATTCGAGCTTTTGAAAGGCACCTTTTAGGTGGGAATCTGCCACTCTCTGGGCAAGCTGATGATGTGAAGAATCAGATATTTATCAAGGCAGATGAAGAAGATAAGGATATGTGTAAACAACTCACAGCCAAGGTTGACAATATTTGTGATTTAGAAAAAGGTCCAGATGTAGCCAAGGATATTGAAGCGGGTAATAGGATTAGGAGAAGACGAAGAAAAAGAAATCTGTCTCGTTTTGGGCAAGCTGAAAATGTAAGGAATCAGATATTTATCAGGGAAGAAGATAATCATACATATAAAAACCTCACTGCCATGGCTAACATTGGTTGTGATGTAGAGAAAAGTCAAGATGTAGCCAAGGATGATGGAGGTGGTATTCCTAGAAGATTAAGAATAAAAAGATATAGGAAACGTAGAGATTATAAGATTTATCCTCATCAGGCTGTAGATGACATTGTTCAAACTAAGGAAGATTCTAAGCCAATCGATAATTTATCTCAGAAGGATCCTATGCCCCTTGTGGCCCCAAAATCACCTTCAAGTACAAATGAAATGCTCACACAGTCAGAATCTGTAGAAACCAAAAGTGAATCAGAGTTTGACAGGACTTGTTCATTCCAGACAACAAACAGCAATAAGTTGTCAACAGACGAACTGGAGTTGGCTGGACAAGATATTGGATCTGCAGAGAATTTAGAGTTTCCACCTAGCAAAACAGATTTTGATGTTCCCGGTGTATTGCTGTCAAACCCAATTCCAAAAGAGCCTGATGTGACTGAAGCTGTTCCTACACAATCATCGAATAATAAGTTTCTCAAATACACCTtccaaaggaaaaggaaaagggaaTTACCAAGCAGCCCAGATGGTGATTCCTCTCCCAACATTAGCAGTTTGAAGAAAAAGATGGGGGAGAAAACAAGTGGTTCTACAGAGTCACTCAAGTCAGGCATGATAGCTGAATCATCTAGAGATAATAGGAGGATGGCTCAGGTCGCTCGTCAG